CTTGAAGGAAAAGATACATCTACAATTAGTTGTTTTATTGATAAGTTTTGATTTAATTCTTCCCAAATTTCATCGCAAATAAAAGTGTCAGCTGTAAAGAAAATAGAGTTCTCTTCTTTTGTTATAACATAACCACAACTTGAAATAGTATGATTTGTTTTTATAGGTTTTATTGAAAAGTTTTTGAACTGTAAAACTTTATTTACTTGTATCTCTACAAACTCAATAGAGTGCTTTTGATTTATCAAATCAATATCTGTAAAATCAGGCCAAATATTCCAATTAAAAATATATCTATTTAGATGATCTATTGTCTCTTTTAGTGCATATATTTTTATTGGTTTATTTCTAATCTCATAAAAAGATTCAATTAAAAATGGAATATCAACAATATGGTCAAGATGAGAGTGAGTAAGAAATATATTATCTATATACTTTGCATCATCTCCAATTGCTTTTATTATATTTCCTGCATCAATTACACTACACCTATCAATTTGAATACTAGTGTTATTTGCATCAATACCTTTTCCACCATATGCACCTAAGATTTTTATTTTGTCTTTAAACATTTATGACCTTATTTTTTTAATATAAAAAATTATAACAAAAAAAATATGATATATCCATGTGTTTAATATAAATAACTATATAAAATTATACAAAAGTTAAAATTAGATTAAATTATAGTTCGAAAGATAACTCTTTCAAACTATTTTGTACACTCTTTTCTATCTTTAAGCGAATACAACTCTTTGTATTTACAATCAAACCAAATTTTATTTTTGTCTAATTTTGTACTCCAGTCATAACCTGAATGTTGTAATCCATTTATAACTCTTTCATCTTTTAATTTACCATCTTTTTGTTTTGAGCCTTGAAATCCATCTGTAATTGTCCATACATTTGTAAAGCCTTCTTTTGCTAAAAGATTTACAACTGGTGCTGACCTTGTTGAGCCTGATCTACAAGTTATGAATATTGGAGTGTCTTTTTTTGCTTTTCTTTTTTTTAGTTCAAATAGAATCTCAGGAACTATATATTTGTTTTTTTTCATATTATATACGCTTTTTTTCTCTGAGTATTTTGAAGTATCTAATATTTTAAATGGAATATGAAAATCTACTCTTTTTGACATACCTATAAACATAAGTTCTGAAGGTGTTCTTACATCTATCAAAATGGCATCTTTGTTCTTTTGTAAATAGTCTTGACCATCTTTTGCTTTTACATA
This genomic window from Arcobacter sp. CECT 8986 contains:
- a CDS encoding 3',5'-cyclic-nucleotide phosphodiesterase, with product MFKDKIKILGAYGGKGIDANNTSIQIDRCSVIDAGNIIKAIGDDAKYIDNIFLTHSHLDHIVDIPFLIESFYEIRNKPIKIYALKETIDHLNRYIFNWNIWPDFTDIDLINQKHSIEFVEIQVNKVLQFKNFSIKPIKTNHTISSCGYVITKEENSIFFTADTFICDEIWEELNQNLSIKQLIVDVSFPSRLEVAAQTSKHLTLKLLKEELKKLKRDDIKIYINHLKPTYIEEITEELKVLGLDEKITILNDSDVINLKKLKRTSRKKDLDIEQLIMKCSTKDDFDRVIKRLEKEKQKIR
- a CDS encoding rhodanese-like domain-containing protein produces the protein MKNLIISSILSIALSSTLCATQIIKAPTPKKDSAKTTLGLYVKAKDGQDYLQKNKDAILIDVRTPSELMFIGMSKRVDFHIPFKILDTSKYSEKKSVYNMKKNKYIVPEILFELKKRKAKKDTPIFITCRSGSTRSAPVVNLLAKEGFTNVWTITDGFQGSKQKDGKLKDERVINGLQHSGYDWSTKLDKNKIWFDCKYKELYSLKDRKECTK